In Candidatus Sysuiplasma jiujiangense, the following are encoded in one genomic region:
- the hpaD gene encoding 3,4-dihydroxyphenylacetate 2,3-dioxygenase — translation MDEIDIVRASHIEYAVTNLEEARRYYVDLLGFIETESAGESIFLRGIEDRIHHCLVLRKGDSPSLGHMAFSLRTEKDVGKAKKFLDSEGLDFIAEEGVEEGLGETIRFQDPFGFPVEFFYSIEKVDWKLQHFDAYRGGKIMRIDHFNILTPDVPSAVEWYTGRLNFILSEYTVDEEGFIQSAWLRRKYSSHDLAIMRGQGPRFHHAGFIVSDRSSILDCADIMASRGRYANIERGPGRHGITNAFFLYLRDTDKHRIELYTGDYMAADPGLPPVRWNIDDPRRQTFWGTPAPESWQKEASAVSKIPGRRSMTG, via the coding sequence ATGGATGAAATCGATATAGTGAGGGCGTCGCACATTGAGTACGCTGTGACCAATCTTGAGGAAGCCAGACGCTACTATGTCGACCTGCTGGGTTTTATCGAGACTGAGTCAGCCGGTGAAAGTATATTCCTTCGCGGGATTGAGGACAGAATCCATCACTGCCTTGTGCTAAGGAAGGGTGACAGTCCCTCGCTGGGTCATATGGCTTTCAGCCTGAGGACTGAGAAGGATGTCGGGAAGGCGAAGAAATTCCTCGATTCCGAGGGACTGGATTTTATTGCCGAAGAGGGGGTGGAGGAGGGACTTGGCGAAACAATACGCTTTCAGGACCCTTTTGGTTTTCCGGTAGAGTTCTTTTACAGCATAGAGAAGGTTGACTGGAAGCTGCAGCATTTCGACGCCTACAGGGGAGGGAAAATTATGAGGATTGATCATTTCAATATACTCACGCCTGATGTTCCTTCTGCGGTGGAATGGTATACAGGCAGATTGAATTTTATTCTCTCCGAGTACACCGTTGACGAGGAGGGGTTTATCCAGTCCGCATGGCTAAGGAGAAAATATTCCAGCCATGATCTGGCGATAATGCGGGGCCAGGGACCGCGTTTCCATCATGCTGGATTCATTGTTTCGGACAGGAGCAGCATACTGGACTGTGCTGACATAATGGCATCCAGGGGTCGTTACGCCAACATTGAGAGGGGACCGGGCAGGCACGGTATCACCAATGCATTTTTCCTTTATCTGAGGGACACAGACAAACACAGGATCGAGCTTTACACGGGAGACTATATGGCTGCTGATCCCGGCCTTCCGCCTGTCAGGTGGAACATCGACGATCCTAGACGCCAGACTTTCTGGGGTACACCGGCACCCGAGAGCTGGCAGAAGGAGGCAAGTGCAGTCTCAAAGATACCAGGACGCAGATCAATGACCGGGTAA
- the hpaB gene encoding 4-hydroxyphenylacetate 3-monooxygenase, oxygenase component: MPARSGRDYLRDLDRTKREVWIGGKKVTTGITQHGAFRQMALTMSRLYDMQCDPELENEMTYISPETGDRVGMSFLQPLTVKDIESRRNMMKRWADFSGGMLGRTPDYLNSSIMAMASASEFFASSGRAFGENIRNYYEYVRENDLLMTHTLINPQINRSVSVSKQKDPFLAARIVEKRSDGIIVRGARMLATFPLADEIIVFPSTVLKAGSDDMPYSFAFALPVDTPGLKFICREPFNSDSKFDHPLAYRFEEMDAVVLFDDVLVPSERIFLLEDAERANVLHERTEAVVHMSHQVVIREIAKTEFILGVISMMVDAIGLDQFQHVQEKVARVAMILETMRALLTAAEKESSVNRWGIMTPRFKYLNVGRNIYPRVYPSIREIIQQLGASGLMALPTAEDMESEMRDHIDKYYQGRNASAEEKVRLFKLAWDIAGSSFGSRQEMYERFFFGDPVRMASAFYSWYDTSGYRQMVIDFLERNK, translated from the coding sequence TTGCCGGCAAGAAGTGGACGGGACTACCTGAGAGACCTTGACAGGACGAAAAGAGAAGTCTGGATAGGCGGCAAGAAAGTGACTACCGGCATAACACAGCACGGCGCCTTCAGGCAAATGGCACTGACCATGTCAAGGCTTTATGACATGCAGTGCGACCCCGAACTCGAGAACGAAATGACTTATATCTCGCCTGAAACCGGCGACAGGGTCGGGATGAGTTTTCTTCAGCCGCTTACGGTGAAGGACATAGAGTCACGCAGGAACATGATGAAGCGATGGGCGGATTTTTCCGGGGGGATGCTTGGAAGAACACCAGACTACCTGAACAGCAGCATCATGGCAATGGCATCGGCATCAGAATTTTTTGCCTCATCCGGCAGAGCATTCGGCGAGAACATCAGGAACTACTACGAATATGTGCGCGAAAACGATCTGCTAATGACGCATACACTCATAAACCCCCAGATCAACAGATCTGTTTCTGTCTCAAAACAGAAGGACCCTTTTCTTGCAGCGCGCATTGTGGAAAAACGAAGCGATGGCATCATTGTTCGAGGTGCAAGGATGCTTGCAACCTTCCCCCTTGCCGATGAAATAATCGTCTTTCCGTCCACCGTGCTGAAGGCAGGATCCGACGACATGCCGTATTCATTTGCATTTGCCCTTCCTGTTGATACACCCGGCTTGAAGTTCATATGCAGGGAGCCTTTCAACTCTGATTCAAAATTCGATCATCCGCTCGCATACAGATTTGAGGAAATGGATGCGGTAGTCCTCTTTGACGATGTGCTTGTTCCGAGTGAGAGGATATTTCTGCTCGAGGATGCCGAAAGGGCAAATGTCCTGCATGAAAGAACGGAAGCAGTTGTGCACATGTCACATCAGGTTGTCATCAGGGAGATTGCAAAGACGGAGTTCATACTTGGTGTCATATCCATGATGGTCGATGCAATAGGACTGGATCAGTTTCAGCACGTCCAGGAGAAGGTTGCAAGGGTCGCGATGATACTGGAAACAATGCGCGCCCTTCTCACGGCTGCTGAGAAGGAGAGCAGTGTAAACAGATGGGGCATAATGACACCACGATTCAAGTATCTCAATGTCGGCAGAAACATCTATCCGCGTGTCTACCCTTCAATCAGGGAGATTATCCAGCAGCTCGGAGCCAGCGGTCTGATGGCCCTCCCCACGGCAGAAGACATGGAGAGCGAGATGAGGGACCACATAGACAAGTATTATCAGGGAAGGAATGCTTCTGCTGAGGAAAAGGTCCGCCTATTCAAGCTTGCATGGGACATTGCGGGCAGCTCATTCGGCTCCAGGCAGGAGATGTATGAACGCTTCTTTTTTGGCGATCCGGTACGCATGGCCAGCGCCTTCTACTCATGGTATGACACATCCGGTTACAGGCAGATGGTGATCGACTTTCTGGAACGTAACAAATGA
- the hpaE gene encoding 5-carboxymethyl-2-hydroxymuconate semialdehyde dehydrogenase has protein sequence MARRQTVKHYINGSFVSNRNGSSFADLSPIDNSVIAQVSAGDIADIDEAVAAAANAFQGEWSRILPVDRSNVLMEIAEGIEANSEELAEIETLDTGIPIRQTKGQIARAAENFRFFAGMATKISGHSFPFRGQFLNYTEKRPAGVAGLITPWNTPLMLETWKIAPCLAAGDTCVLKPAEWSPLSASKLAEIISRTSLPVGAFNVVQGLGETAGSSLVANRNVRLISFTGETTTGKEIMRNGASSLKRFSMELGGKSPAIVFDDADMDRALDAVVFGVFSLNGERCTANSRLLLQDTIYDDFVESLTDRVNAIEVGDPFDEETELGPLIHPDHWKRVMSYVSSGRKEGAKLLAGGRRPSQFGKGNFLEPTLFGNVERSMKIAREEIFGPVLSAMKFSDEEEAIAAANDVEYGLASYVWSRNVERVHRVASALDVGMCWINSHNVRDLRTPFGGSKSSGIGREGGTYSFDFYMEEKTVHVALGNHSIPVFGRMSAK, from the coding sequence ATGGCAAGAAGACAAACGGTTAAGCATTACATCAACGGAAGTTTCGTCAGCAACAGGAACGGTAGCTCATTTGCAGACTTAAGTCCAATTGACAATTCGGTCATCGCACAGGTTTCGGCCGGAGACATTGCCGATATCGACGAGGCTGTCGCAGCTGCCGCGAACGCATTCCAAGGTGAATGGAGCAGAATTCTACCGGTGGACAGATCCAATGTACTCATGGAAATTGCTGAGGGAATTGAGGCCAATTCTGAGGAACTTGCTGAAATCGAGACGCTTGACACAGGCATACCCATAAGGCAGACGAAGGGGCAGATTGCGAGGGCAGCGGAAAATTTCAGATTCTTTGCCGGGATGGCAACGAAGATTTCCGGCCACTCTTTCCCGTTCAGGGGACAGTTCCTGAACTATACGGAAAAGAGACCTGCCGGCGTCGCGGGCCTCATAACGCCCTGGAATACCCCGCTGATGCTCGAGACATGGAAAATCGCTCCATGTCTTGCAGCAGGAGACACCTGCGTCCTGAAGCCGGCCGAATGGTCTCCCCTGAGTGCGTCGAAACTTGCGGAGATAATCAGCAGGACATCGCTGCCGGTGGGTGCGTTCAATGTTGTCCAAGGCCTTGGCGAGACAGCCGGATCATCACTGGTTGCAAACAGAAACGTCAGACTAATCTCGTTTACGGGAGAGACAACCACCGGAAAGGAAATTATGAGGAACGGCGCATCCTCCCTCAAGCGTTTCTCGATGGAGCTCGGCGGGAAGTCGCCGGCAATCGTATTCGACGACGCCGATATGGACCGCGCACTTGACGCCGTTGTTTTTGGAGTATTTTCCCTCAACGGCGAAAGATGCACTGCAAACTCCAGGCTCCTCCTGCAGGATACAATATATGATGATTTTGTTGAATCGCTGACAGACAGGGTGAATGCAATAGAAGTAGGTGACCCCTTCGATGAGGAAACGGAACTGGGCCCGCTAATACATCCGGATCACTGGAAACGCGTTATGTCATATGTCTCCTCGGGAAGGAAAGAGGGTGCCAAACTGCTTGCCGGCGGAAGGAGACCGTCGCAATTCGGAAAAGGGAATTTCCTCGAACCTACCCTCTTCGGAAACGTGGAGCGTAGTATGAAAATAGCCAGGGAGGAGATATTCGGGCCAGTTTTATCCGCCATGAAATTTTCAGACGAGGAGGAGGCAATAGCTGCCGCCAACGATGTCGAGTACGGGCTCGCATCCTATGTCTGGAGCAGAAATGTCGAGAGAGTCCACAGGGTCGCATCCGCACTGGATGTCGGCATGTGCTGGATAAATTCACACAACGTACGGGATTTAAGGACGCCGTTCGGAGGCTCGAAAAGCAGCGGAATCGGAAGGGAAGGCGGAACCTACAGCTTCGACTTTTACATGGAGGAAAAGACTGTCCATGTTGCACTGGGAAACCATAGCATACCTGTTTTTGGCAGGATGTCAGCTAAATAA
- a CDS encoding SPFH domain-containing protein: MFGKKSKEIPYSGGSVAGSITIAWETQFKQDNVMWKVPRLIRLNDNIVVREDEIAVFYRDGKVLAYFDKPNRYALTDFNAPIVGPLLKFFTGVQQQAEVYYLQKRFFDSKFGSTEPYEFTDALFGVVSLRVFGEYRWRVSNPENFINQFVGTFNEETMEQVESRLREQMVLLVYAAIGKMKDSGLKITDLAANLPNIEQVVLGSSADHFQQYGVEINKVPGLTISLPDSVQKAVDTRSEMSVLGVNYMQYQAGQAMVDAAKNPSGVAGVGAGLGVGIGAGAGMGYAMGGQMMGAMQPSRQCPKCGALITTQTNFCPNCGAPLQQAQPAQQTVKCPRCNADIPSGSKFCPNCGADVKPAPVKCANCGFEIQTKTKFCPNCGKPL, translated from the coding sequence ATGTTCGGTAAAAAATCAAAAGAAATACCGTATTCCGGCGGAAGCGTTGCTGGCTCGATAACCATTGCCTGGGAAACTCAGTTCAAGCAGGACAATGTTATGTGGAAGGTCCCGCGCCTTATAAGGCTCAACGACAATATCGTCGTAAGGGAGGATGAAATTGCGGTTTTCTACAGAGATGGGAAGGTACTTGCATATTTTGACAAGCCGAACAGATACGCGCTGACTGATTTCAACGCGCCGATAGTCGGACCGCTCCTAAAATTTTTCACAGGTGTCCAGCAGCAGGCCGAAGTTTACTATCTGCAGAAGAGATTTTTTGACAGCAAATTCGGAAGCACAGAACCGTATGAATTCACGGATGCCCTGTTTGGCGTCGTGAGTCTCCGTGTCTTCGGCGAGTACAGATGGCGTGTGTCAAATCCTGAGAATTTCATAAACCAGTTTGTAGGCACTTTCAATGAAGAAACGATGGAACAGGTGGAGAGCAGGCTGAGGGAGCAGATGGTCCTGCTCGTATATGCCGCCATAGGAAAGATGAAAGACAGCGGACTCAAGATAACAGACCTTGCCGCCAATCTTCCCAATATAGAGCAGGTGGTTCTAGGTTCATCCGCGGACCATTTCCAGCAGTACGGAGTTGAAATCAACAAGGTTCCGGGGCTTACAATAAGCCTGCCGGACAGCGTGCAGAAGGCAGTGGACACAAGATCCGAAATGTCGGTGCTGGGTGTAAATTATATGCAGTATCAGGCAGGGCAGGCGATGGTGGATGCGGCAAAGAACCCTTCAGGGGTTGCTGGTGTGGGAGCGGGACTTGGCGTGGGCATTGGAGCCGGAGCCGGCATGGGTTATGCGATGGGAGGTCAGATGATGGGCGCAATGCAGCCATCAAGGCAGTGCCCGAAATGCGGTGCGCTGATTACAACACAAACAAATTTCTGCCCCAACTGCGGTGCTCCGCTGCAGCAGGCGCAACCGGCCCAGCAGACAGTCAAATGCCCCAGGTGCAACGCAGACATTCCATCGGGAAGCAAATTCTGCCCCAACTGCGGTGCAGATGTGAAACCAGCGCCTGTCAAGTGTGCAAATTGCGGGTTTGAAATACAGACGAAAACGAAATTCTGCCCGAATTGCGGCAAGCCTCTGTGA
- a CDS encoding zinc ribbon domain-containing protein, protein MYCLKCGAQLPDDAAFCYKCGTKVPSATTQPKQPAAADPADSQNNSRAVLADAGATELKCPGCGAPIKPQFGEMVVTCEYCGSSVSLGSGGWRGVEKHTMLPLKLTTKEQALENIRSIMDRGLLKKHLEEDSVNEDMTLSVVPYWIVPVSARTAYTAVDAAAEVGSIATTAALFGLMGGAFGGGGRNSGFGTGMMEGAMFGGMAMGGFGGGRNTIRSYSLDQNYQFPVVAMKALNEYQPRDYQFSLQERTLFSTTAIPKFAKILNGDVGEDSAKNSAKTNVDQVQSEKVHRQHHMVQKMDTQMDVSDPELLHAPVWFARFNHKGKKIVIVLDGNSGGVINSIGLD, encoded by the coding sequence ATGTATTGCCTTAAGTGCGGTGCACAGCTCCCTGATGATGCAGCTTTCTGCTACAAATGCGGGACAAAGGTCCCATCTGCCACTACGCAGCCGAAGCAACCTGCCGCCGCAGATCCGGCGGATTCGCAGAACAATTCCCGGGCAGTGCTGGCGGACGCAGGGGCTACCGAGCTGAAATGCCCCGGCTGCGGCGCGCCGATCAAGCCGCAGTTCGGTGAAATGGTCGTTACTTGCGAATACTGCGGTTCAAGCGTCTCACTCGGTTCAGGAGGATGGCGCGGTGTGGAAAAGCATACAATGCTGCCTCTGAAACTCACAACAAAGGAACAGGCGCTCGAAAATATAAGGAGCATCATGGACCGCGGACTGCTCAAAAAACATCTCGAGGAGGATTCGGTAAACGAAGATATGACGCTGAGCGTCGTTCCTTACTGGATTGTGCCTGTTTCGGCCAGAACTGCATACACAGCAGTCGATGCCGCAGCAGAGGTGGGCAGTATAGCCACCACTGCGGCCCTCTTCGGCCTCATGGGCGGAGCATTCGGCGGAGGAGGAAGGAATTCGGGATTCGGGACTGGGATGATGGAAGGCGCCATGTTCGGCGGAATGGCGATGGGCGGCTTCGGCGGAGGACGCAACACAATACGCTCTTATTCGCTTGACCAGAATTACCAGTTTCCGGTCGTCGCAATGAAGGCGTTGAATGAATACCAGCCAAGGGATTATCAGTTTTCACTCCAGGAGAGGACGCTCTTCAGTACCACAGCAATACCAAAATTTGCAAAGATACTGAACGGTGACGTAGGCGAGGATTCAGCCAAAAATTCAGCCAAAACAAACGTCGACCAGGTGCAGTCGGAAAAGGTGCACAGACAGCATCACATGGTGCAGAAAATGGACACCCAGATGGACGTTTCGGATCCTGAACTGCTGCATGCTCCTGTCTGGTTTGCAAGGTTCAACCATAAGGGAAAAAAGATCGTAATCGTGCTTGACGGCAATTCCGGCGGCGTGATTAACAGCATAGGCCTCGACTGA
- a CDS encoding mandelate racemase/muconate lactonizing enzyme family protein has product MKISDYEIYQLGKEVASGQTWASSAIVVRVTTSDGIVGYGEAVPTLRVEPVVSSLKEVGRVYKGRDPFDVERNRWEWYKHDFYLSESFESTTALSAFDIACWDIIGKSLGTPLHRLIGGNFRDKIRVYANGWYSNCVTPDQWAKRTKEIVKMGYTGLKFDIFGPYFDWIDENGIRQAVERLKAVRDAAGDKVDLMIEHHGRFNPNSAIRIAKAIEPFNPLFAEEPVHPEDFDGLEKYRNSTGIRVALGERVLTKQHFVALASRDLLDFFQADITNCGGVTEARKMAAIAESYGIEMAFHNAFGPIQNAVTIQVDASIPNFLIQEAFYDFFPGWKRDLIGNSTPVEGGHFSVSKKPGLGISVNEKMLEQLKVEGQEYFNPDEPVWVIGGTWKSY; this is encoded by the coding sequence ATGAAAATAAGCGACTACGAAATTTATCAGCTCGGGAAGGAGGTTGCCAGCGGGCAGACATGGGCTTCTTCTGCTATTGTGGTCAGGGTCACGACATCAGACGGTATTGTGGGTTATGGAGAAGCGGTACCGACATTAAGGGTCGAGCCCGTGGTCTCCTCCCTTAAGGAAGTCGGGAGGGTCTACAAGGGCAGGGATCCGTTTGATGTGGAGCGAAACAGGTGGGAATGGTATAAACACGATTTTTATCTGTCCGAGTCATTTGAGAGCACAACAGCGCTCAGCGCGTTTGATATCGCATGCTGGGACATTATTGGCAAGAGCCTGGGAACACCTCTTCACAGGCTTATCGGCGGGAATTTCAGGGACAAAATAAGGGTATATGCAAATGGATGGTACAGCAACTGCGTCACGCCGGACCAATGGGCGAAAAGGACAAAGGAAATCGTGAAGATGGGATATACGGGCCTGAAATTCGACATATTCGGCCCGTATTTTGACTGGATTGATGAGAATGGAATACGCCAGGCGGTTGAGAGGCTTAAAGCTGTCAGGGATGCCGCCGGAGATAAAGTTGACCTTATGATAGAACACCATGGCAGATTCAATCCAAATTCAGCAATCAGAATTGCAAAGGCGATTGAGCCATTCAATCCACTCTTCGCGGAGGAACCGGTACATCCTGAGGATTTCGACGGCCTGGAGAAGTACAGGAACAGCACCGGCATAAGAGTGGCACTGGGTGAAAGGGTTCTGACAAAACAGCATTTTGTTGCTCTTGCATCACGCGATCTACTGGACTTTTTCCAGGCGGACATAACGAACTGTGGCGGCGTGACAGAGGCAAGGAAGATGGCTGCAATCGCTGAATCTTACGGCATAGAAATGGCATTCCACAACGCTTTCGGGCCGATACAGAATGCAGTGACTATCCAGGTCGATGCGTCAATACCAAATTTCCTTATTCAGGAAGCATTCTACGACTTCTTTCCGGGATGGAAGAGGGATCTCATCGGAAACTCAACGCCTGTCGAGGGAGGGCACTTCAGCGTAAGCAAGAAGCCGGGCCTCGGCATAAGCGTGAATGAAAAAATGCTGGAACAACTCAAGGTGGAGGGACAGGAATATTTCAATCCCGATGAGCCCGTGTGGGTAATAGGCGGTACCTGGAAAAGCTACTGA
- a CDS encoding fumarylacetoacetate hydrolase family protein has protein sequence MKYVRFVFSGKEHTGTAEGKRLFDETGGYYSVDEVRFLPPVRPSKVIGLVLNYRDHADELGLSPGESPLIFLKPPNTLVGHMENIIYPSGATYVHYEGELAVVIGRKTRNVRSSDALNFVRGYTVANDVTARDFITNTFRPPVKAKGFDTFCPLGPWVASAEDIDLDGGLQIRTTVNGEVKQEGSTLMFIHTVGEIVEFLSAFMTLYEDDIILTGTPRGISPIKPGDVVDVDIEGIGRLTNRVASEY, from the coding sequence GTGAAATACGTAAGGTTTGTGTTTTCGGGCAAGGAGCATACCGGGACTGCAGAAGGCAAACGCCTGTTTGATGAGACGGGTGGCTATTACTCTGTGGATGAGGTGCGTTTCCTCCCGCCTGTCAGGCCATCAAAAGTAATAGGGCTGGTACTCAACTATAGAGATCATGCGGATGAGCTGGGACTGAGTCCCGGAGAGTCCCCGCTCATTTTCCTCAAGCCGCCGAATACCCTCGTCGGGCATATGGAAAACATAATTTATCCCTCAGGCGCGACCTATGTACATTACGAGGGTGAGCTGGCGGTCGTAATAGGAAGGAAAACGCGTAACGTAAGATCGTCCGATGCTTTGAACTTTGTTCGAGGATACACCGTAGCAAACGATGTCACGGCGAGGGACTTTATCACAAATACATTCAGGCCCCCGGTTAAGGCAAAAGGGTTCGACACATTCTGTCCGCTCGGTCCCTGGGTTGCATCCGCTGAAGATATAGACCTGGACGGAGGGTTGCAGATCAGGACAACCGTCAACGGTGAGGTTAAGCAGGAGGGCAGCACGCTGATGTTCATTCACACTGTCGGTGAGATTGTGGAATTCCTGAGCGCATTCATGACGCTTTATGAGGACGACATCATCCTGACAGGCACGCCAAGGGGTATTTCGCCGATCAAACCGGGCGACGTAGTGGATGTGGACATTGAGGGCATAGGAAGGCTGACCAATCGCGTCGCATCAGAATATTGA
- the dapA gene encoding 4-hydroxy-tetrahydrodipicolinate synthase, with product MNRELRGSIVPLVTPFRINNSIDFECVSRLVDWQIRNGTHCISVAGTTGEPTSLSLEEREQLFERTAEFINGRVPFIAGTGTNNLTDTMRLTKRAERIGADAALVIVPYYVKPSQEALLKYFSRIARSVSLPLIIYNIPGRTATDILPETVYRLNVSNSNIIGIKQSSRDMDAATSILSKCGPDFLLYSGIESLCYPMLAIGGAGHFSATANILPREVAALYDFAVSGKWKKAMELHFRLFPINEAIFWETNPVPLKAAMEMLGLANNILRPPLLKLPARKRSKLRELLETYGLKREVMV from the coding sequence ATGAACAGAGAACTGCGCGGTTCCATTGTTCCGCTGGTGACTCCTTTCAGAATCAACAATTCGATAGATTTCGAATGCGTTTCTAGACTGGTAGACTGGCAGATTCGTAATGGAACACACTGCATTTCCGTAGCTGGAACCACCGGTGAGCCCACCTCCCTTTCGCTAGAGGAAAGGGAACAGCTTTTCGAACGGACTGCCGAATTCATTAATGGGCGCGTTCCGTTCATTGCCGGCACGGGAACAAATAATCTTACGGACACTATGCGGCTTACAAAGCGTGCGGAGCGCATCGGGGCCGATGCAGCCCTGGTTATTGTGCCATATTATGTCAAACCGTCCCAGGAGGCGCTTTTAAAATATTTTTCCAGGATTGCCCGGTCTGTTTCTCTTCCCCTGATAATATACAATATCCCGGGCAGGACAGCAACCGATATTCTGCCGGAAACTGTTTACAGACTCAACGTGTCGAACAGCAATATAATCGGCATCAAACAGTCCAGCAGGGATATGGATGCAGCAACATCCATATTATCTAAGTGCGGTCCTGATTTTCTGCTATATTCCGGAATAGAATCGCTCTGCTACCCGATGCTTGCAATAGGCGGTGCCGGGCACTTCAGCGCGACTGCAAATATCCTGCCCCGGGAAGTCGCCGCCTTGTACGATTTCGCAGTCTCAGGAAAGTGGAAGAAGGCCATGGAACTTCATTTCAGGCTCTTTCCAATCAACGAGGCAATTTTCTGGGAAACCAATCCTGTTCCGCTGAAAGCAGCCATGGAAATGCTTGGTCTGGCGAACAACATACTCAGGCCGCCGCTGCTGAAACTCCCCGCACGGAAGAGATCAAAACTCAGAGAACTGCTCGAAACGTACGGTCTTAAGAGGGAAGTGATGGTGTGA